One Pseudonocardia abyssalis DNA segment encodes these proteins:
- a CDS encoding NAD(P)(+) transhydrogenase (Re/Si-specific) subunit beta, translated as MDVLIPVLYIIAFGLFIYGLMGLTGPKTAVRGNKIAAVGMAIAVLATLLDVTHNWILIIVGLVIGTILGVPSAQKVQMTAVPQMVALFNGVGGGAVALIAWSEFRTTESFSGEPTYVIVASLFAAIIGSVSFWGSIIAYGKLQEILPGRPIGLGRAQQFVNLLLLAGAIACAVVAGLGGAAEIWIIGLLVIAAVLGVLVVLPIGGADMPVVISLLNALTGLSAAAAGLALDNTAMIVAGMIVGASGSILTNQMAVAMNRTIPAIVAGGFGGTTLVPGADDGIDRTVKSTSAADAAVQMAYASSVIVVPGYGLAVAQAQHAVKDMAKLLEAKGVEVKYAIHPVAGRMPGHMNVLLAEADVSYDALKEMDDINDEFSRTDVTLVIGANDVTNPAARSDPSSPIYGMPILNVDQSHSVIVLKRSMSSGFAGIDNPLFYADNTSMLFGDAKKSVAEVTEELKAL; from the coding sequence ATGGACGTGCTGATCCCGGTCCTCTACATCATCGCGTTCGGCCTGTTCATCTACGGCCTGATGGGGCTCACCGGCCCGAAGACGGCCGTGCGCGGCAACAAGATCGCCGCGGTCGGCATGGCGATCGCCGTGCTCGCCACGCTGCTCGACGTCACCCACAACTGGATCCTGATCATCGTCGGGCTCGTGATCGGCACGATCCTGGGCGTGCCGTCGGCCCAGAAGGTGCAGATGACGGCCGTCCCGCAGATGGTCGCGCTGTTCAACGGCGTCGGCGGTGGTGCGGTGGCGCTGATCGCGTGGTCGGAGTTCCGCACCACCGAGTCGTTCTCCGGCGAGCCGACGTACGTGATCGTCGCGTCGCTGTTCGCGGCGATCATCGGCTCGGTCTCGTTCTGGGGCTCGATCATCGCCTACGGCAAGCTGCAGGAGATCCTCCCCGGGCGCCCGATCGGCCTGGGTCGCGCGCAGCAGTTCGTCAACCTCCTGCTGCTGGCCGGCGCGATCGCGTGCGCCGTCGTGGCGGGTCTGGGCGGGGCCGCCGAGATCTGGATCATCGGGCTGCTGGTGATCGCGGCCGTGCTCGGCGTGCTGGTGGTGCTGCCCATCGGCGGCGCCGACATGCCGGTCGTCATCTCGCTGCTCAACGCGCTCACCGGCCTGTCGGCGGCGGCCGCGGGCCTCGCGCTCGACAACACCGCGATGATCGTCGCGGGCATGATCGTCGGGGCGTCGGGCTCGATCCTGACCAACCAGATGGCCGTGGCGATGAACCGCACGATCCCGGCGATCGTCGCGGGCGGGTTCGGCGGCACGACGCTTGTGCCGGGCGCCGACGACGGCATCGACCGCACGGTGAAGTCGACGTCCGCGGCCGACGCCGCGGTCCAGATGGCCTATGCGTCGTCGGTGATCGTGGTGCCCGGGTACGGGCTCGCCGTCGCGCAGGCGCAGCATGCGGTCAAGGACATGGCGAAGCTGCTCGAGGCGAAGGGTGTGGAGGTCAAGTACGCGATCCACCCGGTCGCCGGGCGCATGCCGGGGCACATGAACGTCCTGCTCGCCGAGGCCGACGTCTCCTACGACGCGCTCAAGGAGATGGACGACATCAACGACGAGTTCTCCCGCACCGACGTCACGCTGGTGATCGGGGCGAACGACGTCACGAACCCGGCGGCGCGGTCGGACCCGTCGAGCCCGATCTACGGGATGCCGATCCTCAACGTCGACCAGAGCCACTCGGTCATCGTGCTCAAGCGTTCGATGAGCAGCGGCTTCGCGGGCATCGACAACCCGCTGTTCTACGCCGACAACACCTCGATGCTGTTCGGGGACGCGAAGAAGTCGGTCGCGGAGGTCACGGAAGAACTCAAGGCCCTGTAG
- a CDS encoding NAD(P) transhydrogenase subunit alpha, which produces MNVSILAADAAEAGSSGLLANIAILVLAGFVGFAVISKVPNTLHTPLMSGTNAIHGIVLLGGLIVLGRLENPSVGDAIILVIAIAFGMINVIGGFLVTDRMLGMFKAKPAPKKGDS; this is translated from the coding sequence ATGAACGTCTCCATCCTCGCCGCCGACGCGGCGGAGGCGGGCTCCTCGGGCCTGCTCGCCAACATCGCGATCCTGGTGCTCGCCGGCTTCGTCGGCTTCGCGGTCATCTCGAAGGTGCCCAACACGCTGCACACGCCGCTGATGTCGGGCACGAACGCCATCCACGGCATCGTGCTGCTGGGCGGGCTGATCGTGCTCGGCCGCTTGGAGAACCCGTCGGTCGGTGACGCGATCATCCTGGTCATCGCGATCGCCTTCGGCATGATCAACGTGATCGGCGGGTTCCTGGTCACCGACCGGATGCTCGGCATGTTCAAGGCCAAGCCCGCGCCGAAGAAGGGCGACTCCTGA
- a CDS encoding Re/Si-specific NAD(P)(+) transhydrogenase subunit alpha has protein sequence MTAAHGGTTVGVPRESGVGERRVALVPKVVEKLVARGVGIVVESGAGLGALIPDDLYVAAGATIGDPWSCDVVVKVAPPSTEEIGKLRSGATLIGFLAPRTAPESLATLKAAGVVGFAMEAIPRISRAQSMDALSSQGNVAGYKAVLLAAERSTRFFPMLTTAAGTVKPAQALILGVGVAGLQALATAKRLGARTTGYDVRPEVADQVKSLGAQWLDLGIEAVGEGGYARELTDDERTEQQKRLEEAITGFDVVITTANVPGRKAPTLVTAKAVEGMRPGSVVVDMAGESGGNCELTEPGEVVVKHDVTIASPLNLPATMPEHASELYARNVSSLLELMLDKEGALAPDFDDEVLAKSCVTREDA, from the coding sequence ATGACTGCAGCACACGGGGGCACCACCGTTGGTGTGCCCCGCGAGTCCGGAGTGGGGGAGCGCCGGGTCGCGCTGGTCCCCAAGGTCGTGGAGAAGCTCGTCGCCAGGGGCGTCGGGATCGTCGTCGAGTCCGGGGCCGGACTCGGGGCCCTGATCCCCGACGACCTCTACGTCGCGGCAGGCGCCACGATCGGTGACCCGTGGTCCTGCGACGTCGTCGTCAAGGTCGCGCCGCCGAGCACCGAGGAGATCGGGAAGCTCCGGTCGGGTGCCACCCTCATCGGTTTCCTCGCCCCGCGCACCGCACCCGAGTCGCTGGCCACGCTCAAGGCCGCCGGGGTGGTGGGGTTCGCGATGGAGGCGATCCCGCGGATCTCCCGCGCCCAGTCGATGGACGCGCTCTCCTCGCAGGGCAACGTCGCCGGCTACAAGGCCGTGCTGCTCGCGGCGGAGCGCTCCACCCGCTTCTTCCCCATGCTCACGACGGCTGCGGGCACGGTGAAGCCCGCCCAGGCGCTGATCCTGGGAGTCGGCGTCGCCGGGCTCCAGGCCCTGGCCACCGCGAAGCGCCTCGGCGCCCGCACCACCGGCTACGACGTGCGTCCCGAGGTCGCCGACCAGGTGAAGTCCCTCGGCGCGCAGTGGCTCGACCTGGGGATCGAGGCGGTCGGTGAGGGTGGGTACGCCCGCGAGCTCACCGACGACGAGCGCACCGAGCAGCAGAAGCGCCTCGAGGAGGCGATCACCGGTTTCGACGTCGTGATCACCACCGCGAACGTGCCGGGTCGCAAGGCGCCGACGCTGGTCACCGCGAAGGCCGTGGAGGGCATGCGCCCGGGCAGCGTCGTCGTCGACATGGCGGGGGAGAGCGGCGGCAACTGCGAGCTCACCGAGCCCGGCGAGGTCGTCGTCAAGCACGACGTCACGATCGCCTCGCCGCTCAACCTGCCCGCCACGATGCCCGAGCACGCCTCGGAGCTCTACGCGCGCAACGTCTCCTCCCTGCTCGAGCTGATGCTCGACAAGGAGGGCGCGCTCGCGCCCGACTTCGACGACGAGGTGCTCGCGAAGTCCTGCGTCACCCGGGAGGACGCCTGA